A window of the Gemmatirosa kalamazoonensis genome harbors these coding sequences:
- a CDS encoding Uma2 family endonuclease, producing MPATHAEWTVDMLDALPDDGQRYEIIDGDLHVTPVPGEAHQDVVGDLYMLLRTYLRGSGVGRPMVSPSDVRRGDRRRNRVQPDVFVVRLVDGRRAPYPYEMSDLLLAVEVPSPSNPSYDYHTKRELYLANGVPEYWVLNAEARNLSRWRGVADPGEVLVEWHPDGMAAPLVIDLPAFFDEAVA from the coding sequence ATGCCTGCGACCCACGCGGAGTGGACGGTCGACATGCTCGACGCGCTGCCGGACGACGGCCAGCGCTACGAGATCATCGACGGCGATCTGCACGTGACGCCGGTGCCTGGCGAAGCACACCAGGACGTCGTGGGCGACCTGTACATGCTGCTGCGGACGTATCTCCGCGGCTCCGGCGTCGGGCGCCCAATGGTGTCGCCGTCCGATGTCCGGCGTGGCGACCGCCGGCGCAATCGCGTCCAGCCCGACGTGTTCGTCGTCCGGCTCGTGGACGGCCGTCGGGCGCCGTACCCGTACGAGATGTCCGACCTCCTGCTCGCGGTCGAGGTCCCGTCACCGAGCAACCCGTCGTACGACTATCACACGAAGCGCGAGCTGTATCTCGCGAACGGCGTCCCCGAGTACTGGGTGCTGAACGCCGAGGCGCGCAACCTGTCGCGGTGGCGCGGCGTCGCCGACCCGGGCGAGGTGCTCGTCGAGTGGCACCCGGACGGGATGGCGGCGCCGCTCGTGATCGACCTGCCGGCGTTCTTCGACGAAGCGGTCGCGTGA